Below is a genomic region from Treponema sp. OMZ 798.
GTCGTACTCTATGCGATATACAAACATAAAGACAAGGAGTATAAGTATGGATAAATATGTATGCGATTTATGCGGATATGTGTATGATCCGGCCCTAGGCGATCCCGATGGAGGTATTGCCCCAGGAACAGCATTTGAAGATATACCTGATGATTGGGTATGCCCCCTTTGCGGAGTAGGAAAAGAAAGCTTTACAAAGGTGTGATGCTTTAAGGCATCAAAAACGGAGCCGGCTTTTAAAACAAGGCCGGCTTTATTTATAAAAAGTTACGTTTGGGAGAAGTTATGGAAATCAATGATTTTATAAATACAATAGGTTATGACGGGAATTCTGCCATAGTAGATAAGGCAAGACTTTCAAAAAATTCTAATAAAAATATTGACCAACTATTGGAAGCAGGAGCTTTCAGGGCTGCGGCAGCCTATGCCGTTTATACCGAATCCGAAGAAGACCTTCAAAGAGTGGCCGATGGATATAATAAACTATCCCGGTCAAATTATAAAAAAGAACAAATTAGGAGACTTTTCGGAGTCTCTAAGGTTGAAGTCAAAAAAAGACTTGTCTGGTAACTACTCTTTTTGAAGGTTTATTTTATAATCCGCCATAAAATAAAAAAAGCCGTGCGAGGTATAAACCTTACACGGCTTTTTGTCATAGATGAAATTCTAAAACTTATTTTTCGCTCAAAAGCATGGTTTTAGCATCAAAAGAAGATCCGGTATCGGAGGCTCCGTTTCCGTGTTCTTTTAAGGCCTTAATCCTTACAAAATCCCCATCATTTTCAAGGTATAAAAGTACATCAATCTCATCAACATACTTTTTTAAGCTCTCATCGATTTCAAAGGAAGAAACATCTGCAGCAGCCGTATACCAAACAGCTATATCCATTTCCTTGGCGAAGGCCTTCATCTCCTTCATTGCTTCAGGCAGGGCCTTTGCAAAGTTAAAGTCGTCAATCATAACTACTGACGGCTTTGAACCTCCTTCTGACAAGGCTCTGATTGTCTTTAAAATCTGAGTAGTTCTAACCGTGTCCTGATTAAAGTTTAAGACAATCCTCTTAGCAAAAGCTTGGGACTTTACCTCTTGAGCATTCCCAAGATTCTTTTTCTTCGAAAGTTCATTGAACATATCGTTATACCATGTTATGGCATAATCCACATGCTGGCTGAACGATATATGAACAACAGGCTTGTCCTGTAAGAGTTTATCTAAACCGAATTGAACTAAAATAGATGTTTTTCCTACACCCTTTTTAGATGTAACAACACCTACCTCACCTGCTGCCAAGCCGCCGCCGAGAGCTTTTTCGAGTTTTCTCATGGGGCTTTTTTCAATCAAATCTTCTTTAAGCATTACAGAGCCTCCTTATTTTTTTTCTGCAAGCCGTTTAGCTTCGTATTCTTTTATCAGTTCTTCCGAAATACTTGCAGGAGCCTTGCCGTACTTGGCAAATTCCATAGAGTATTCGGCCTTTCCCTGTGTGGAAGAACGCAGAATGGTAGAAAATCCGAACATTTCACTTAAAGGAACTTCGGCATCTACACGGGTAAAGCTGTCGTCTTCCGTTGATGAAACAATAATTCCTCGTCTTTGATTTATAAGACCGAAGATATTACCTTGGAATTCCTGAGGTCCTTCAATAGAAACCTTCATGATAGGCTCAAGTATGGCAGGTTTTGCGGCCTTGTATGCTTCACGGAAGGCGCCGATTGCAGCAGCCTGGAAGGCCATATCCGATGAGTCTACAGGGTGGGACTGTCCATCATTTATAGTAATCTTAGTTCCTACAATCGGGAATCCGATCAAGGTTCCTCTCTTGACGGCTTCCTTAAAGCCCTTATCGCAAGAAGGAATGAATTCCGAAGGAATTGCTCCTCCCTTTATCTGATTGTCAAACTCA
It encodes:
- the rd gene encoding rubredoxin codes for the protein MDKYVCDLCGYVYDPALGDPDGGIAPGTAFEDIPDDWVCPLCGVGKESFTKV
- a CDS encoding AAA family ATPase, which produces MLKEDLIEKSPMRKLEKALGGGLAAGEVGVVTSKKGVGKTSILVQFGLDKLLQDKPVVHISFSQHVDYAITWYNDMFNELSKKKNLGNAQEVKSQAFAKRIVLNFNQDTVRTTQILKTIRALSEGGSKPSVVMIDDFNFAKALPEAMKEMKAFAKEMDIAVWYTAAADVSSFEIDESLKKYVDEIDVLLYLENDGDFVRIKALKEHGNGASDTGSSFDAKTMLLSEK